The nucleotide sequence GACAATCCCGCCGGGACTGATTATGCTGGAACTCACCTCTGACCTTAACTGTAAATGGTTACAGCCGAACAGTTTCTCCGGACAGCCGTGGCGCGGCAGGCTCCCCGCACCCGGTCCCTCCCCGGTCCTGACGGAGAACTCAGGGGGGCCGATCCATCCTTGTGCAAGAATTCCGTTTGAATAGGCAGGTCTACTCCGCAGTCCAATTCACCATATTATGGGGCGGTCTTTTTGTGCCGTCCGAAAACAGACAGGGGGCTGTCATATGGCATCGAAGCAGGGGAAAGACATCAGCCGGCGCGGATTTCTGAGAAATTCGGCCTGGGCCGCCGGTGCGGGCCTGGGCGCTCTTGCCCTGGGGACACGCTCGAGCATGGTAAGCGGCGCGGTTGCGCCCTCGGACAAGATCACCGTGGGCTATATCGCCACCGGCGCGCGCCCGCAGCAGATCATGGACGCGATGCTCACTGTCCCGCAGTTCGAGATCGTCGCGGTCTGCGATGCCTACAAGGGCCGTGTTGCGCGGGCCATCGAGCGCTGCGGCGGCCGTCCCAAGGCCTATGACGACTACACCAAGATCCTGGGCGACAAGAGCATCGACGCCGTGGTGATCGCCACCCCCGACCACTGGCACATCCAGATGGCCATCGAGGCGATCCAGGCCGGCAAGGACGTCTACATCGAAAAGCCCCTGACTTTCACCGTGGATGAGGGCGTGAAGCTGATCGAAGCGGTCAAGGGCAGCGACCGTATCCTCCAGGTGGGCAGCCAGGGCATCTCGACCAACGCCCAGAAAAAGGCCAAGGAAGTCATCGCCTCCGGCAAGCTGGGCCAGGTGACCATGGTCCGCGCCTACTACAACCGCAACACCGCGGGCGGGGCCTGGATTTATCCGATCCCGCCGGACGCCAACGAGCAGACCGTGGACTGGAAGCAGTTCCTGGGCTCGGCCCCCGCGCAGCCGTTCAACCTCGAGCGCTTCTTCCGTTGGCGCTGCTACAAGGACTATTCGGGCGGCATCCCCACCGACCTGTTCGTGCACCTGGCCACCACGATCCATTTCGTGATGAACGTGGCCGCCCCGAGTATGGTCATGGGCATGGGCGGACTGTACCGCTGGAAGTCCAGCCGCGACGTGGCCGACACGGTCAACGCCTCGCTGGCCTACCGCGAGGGCTTCATGGTCAACATGTCCACCACGTTCAACAACACCCTTTCGGCGGGTGACGGGTTCCAGGTGCTGGGCACCGAGGGCAGCCTGGTGATCGGCGAGAACCTGACTTTCACCCCCGAAACCCCGATGGAAGACGACCGCTGGGTGGTGCGCTCCTGGCCGAGCCAGCTGGAACAGGCCTACTACGCCGATCCCAAGCTGATCGCCTATGAGACCGCGGCCAAAGCCCGCGAGGCCGCGGCCAAGAGCGAGCAAATCCCGTTCGAGCCGGGAGACGAGTCCACCCTGGCGCACGTGAAGAGCTGGCTGGCCGCGATCCAGAGCCGCAAGCAGCCCTACGAGTGCGTCGAGGTCGGCCACCGCGCCGCCGCGGTTGCGCACATGGTCAACCGCTCGATCCAGACCCAGTCCGCCGTGCTCTGGGACTTCGACAAGCAGCTGATCAAGGCTTAAGCCACCGGCTGTGACGGATGTGGATCGGCCGGGGCGTTTGCAGAAACTTTATCGAAGTGTTATCGTTTAATTGGCGGATTCCCCGGCCGACCTGTCCCCAAAACCGTGAGGTGCAGATGAAAAGAATTCTCACAGCAGTAAGCGTTGCAGTGCTGACTTTCGCTTTCACCGGCCTGGCCGGGGCGGCGACCTATCAGCACAAGTTCACCGGCGCCAGCAAGTGCAAGGTCTGCCACATGGCCGAAAAGAAAGGCAACCAGTACGGCGTGTGGAGCGGCTCGTCGCATGCCAAGGCTTTCACTGTCCTGGCCACGGATGAGGCCAAGGCGGTGGCCAAAAAAGCCGGCGTGGCCGATCCGCAGACCGACAAGGGCTGCCTGAGCTGCCACGTGACCGGGTTCGACGCGCCGGCCGAGATGAAAGGCCCGAAGTACGCGCAGGAGGAAGGTGTCACCTGCGAAAGCTGCCACGGCCCGGGCGAAGACTACTCGCCGCTCAAGGTGATGAAGGACAAGGCGGCCGCGGTCGCCGCCGGCCTGAAGGTTCCGGACGAGAAAACCTGTAAGCAGTGCCACAACGAGAAGAGCCCGACCTACAAGCCGTTCAACTATGCAACTTTCTGGGCCAAGATCAAGCACGACAATCCCCTGACCCAGTAGAATGGCGTTTCCTCCAGCCGCTTTTCAAGCGGAACAGGTCATTGTTGGAGAACAGAAGGGATACGCAGAACAGCGTGTCCCTTCTTTGTTTTCCTCCTCCTGTACAACTTTAAAAATGTTATTAAAGTTATTTTTGTTGCCAATGTCTTGACAAAATCATTCTGCAATGATAAGATAGAAATGTAGGTCCCTCCCCGAAAATTCCACGCAGCAGGAGGATCGATGAAAAAACCTGTGGTTTACCTGCTCTTCATCTCCCTGCTGGCTGCGCTGGCCTGCTCGGACAACGGGAAAAGCAGCCTGGTCGACCCGCAGGCCAGCCTGGAGCCGGACAATATCCAGATCAAGGATTTCAAGGACCCGGCCCAGATGGAGGCGCTGACGGAACAGACGCACGCTTTCCTGGACGGTCTGGTGGCGGAAGGCAAAGTGGATACGATCATGGGAGACCAGTACCGCGTGGAATCGCTGCCGGCCAACGTTCCGCCGACTTTCCGCACCATGTCGGTGTCCATAGGAAACGGCGACGGCCAGATGACTGACTACAAATATGTCCTTCCCTTCACCTGCGGCCGTCTGACGGTCTATATCTTCGAGTGGGGCCAGGGCGGCGGCTACACCGCCTGTTCGAGCGTCGATTGAGCGCTTCTGGAGCTTTACACCAAACGCAAGGGGCCGCCCGTCGCGACAGGCGGCCCCTTTTTTATTATATCCTTATCGCTCCGGGACCCTCAGAACAGGCTGCCGGACACGGACTGACCTCAGCTCACAGCGTTCAGTTTCTTTTCCCACTCCCAGGCGTGGGCGATGATGTCCTCCAGGCGCGGGTAGCGCGGGTTCCAGCCCAGCTCGCGGCGCAGCTTGCCGCTGGAGGCCACGAGCGAGGAGGCGTCCCCGGCCCGGCGCGGCCCGACTGTCACCCGCGGGGCGCCACCTGTCACCCGGCGGGCGGCATCGATAACCTCCCGCACGCTGAACCCCTCACCGTTGCCGATGTTGAACACCCGGCTGGCCGGCTCTCCGGGCTTGCTGCCCTGCATCAGGCTCTCGAGCCCCAGCAGGTGCGCCTGGGCCAGGTCCAGCACGTGGATGTAGTCGCGCACGGCGGTGCCGTCCGGCGTGGGGTAGTCCTCGCCGAACACGCTGATCTCGCGGGCCGGGTCGAGGATCGCCTTGAGCACCAGGGGCACCAGGTGGTTTTCCGGGTCGTGGTGCTCGCCGGTCTCGCAGTCTGGGTCGGCCCCGGCGGCGTTGAAATAGCGGAACACCACCGAGCGCAGACCATAGGCCGCGCCGAAATCGGACAGCACGCGCTCGATCATGAACTTGCTCCAGCCGTAGGGGTTGATCGGCCCCAGAGGGTGCTCCTCGGCGATGGGTGTGGTCTGCGGCATGCCGTAAACCGCCGCGGTGCTGGAGAAAATGAACCGGCCCACGTCATGGGCGCGCATGGCGCGCAGAAGGTTGATCGAGCCGGCCAGGTTGTTGTGGTAGTACATCTCGGGCCGGCTCACCGACTCGCCCACGAAAATGAAAGCCGCGAAATGCATCACCGCGTCGAACCGCTCGGCGGCGAAGATACGTTC is from bacterium and encodes:
- a CDS encoding Gfo/Idh/MocA family oxidoreductase, producing MASKQGKDISRRGFLRNSAWAAGAGLGALALGTRSSMVSGAVAPSDKITVGYIATGARPQQIMDAMLTVPQFEIVAVCDAYKGRVARAIERCGGRPKAYDDYTKILGDKSIDAVVIATPDHWHIQMAIEAIQAGKDVYIEKPLTFTVDEGVKLIEAVKGSDRILQVGSQGISTNAQKKAKEVIASGKLGQVTMVRAYYNRNTAGGAWIYPIPPDANEQTVDWKQFLGSAPAQPFNLERFFRWRCYKDYSGGIPTDLFVHLATTIHFVMNVAAPSMVMGMGGLYRWKSSRDVADTVNASLAYREGFMVNMSTTFNNTLSAGDGFQVLGTEGSLVIGENLTFTPETPMEDDRWVVRSWPSQLEQAYYADPKLIAYETAAKAREAAAKSEQIPFEPGDESTLAHVKSWLAAIQSRKQPYECVEVGHRAAAVAHMVNRSIQTQSAVLWDFDKQLIKA
- a CDS encoding cytochrome c family protein; its protein translation is MKRILTAVSVAVLTFAFTGLAGAATYQHKFTGASKCKVCHMAEKKGNQYGVWSGSSHAKAFTVLATDEAKAVAKKAGVADPQTDKGCLSCHVTGFDAPAEMKGPKYAQEEGVTCESCHGPGEDYSPLKVMKDKAAAVAAGLKVPDEKTCKQCHNEKSPTYKPFNYATFWAKIKHDNPLTQ
- the galE gene encoding UDP-glucose 4-epimerase GalE: MKVLLTGGAGYIGSHANKLLNANGIETVVLDNLSRGHLEAVRWGRLVRADLLDYEALERIFAAERFDAVMHFAAFIFVGESVSRPEMYYHNNLAGSINLLRAMRAHDVGRFIFSSTAAVYGMPQTTPIAEEHPLGPINPYGWSKFMIERVLSDFGAAYGLRSVVFRYFNAAGADPDCETGEHHDPENHLVPLVLKAILDPAREISVFGEDYPTPDGTAVRDYIHVLDLAQAHLLGLESLMQGSKPGEPASRVFNIGNGEGFSVREVIDAARRVTGGAPRVTVGPRRAGDASSLVASSGKLRRELGWNPRYPRLEDIIAHAWEWEKKLNAVS